In the Flavobacterium sp. 90 genome, AAGATTATGAATACGAACCCATTTTACAGGCTGCGTTTTTCCAGTATATGCTTGTTTAGCTTTATCCCAACCAACAGCAGTATATAACTTCTGGATTTCACCATCGTAGTAAGCTTTACTGTACTCAGGAGTAGCAGTAGACTCAGCAACTTCAGAAATGTTTTTATGACAGTTCATACAAACATTCAAAGATGGAATACCTGCGTTTTTACTCACACGAGCAGCAGAGTGACAATATTTACAATTGATCTCGTTATCTCCTGCGTGAATTTTATGAGAATAGTGAATTGGCTGAATTGGCTCATAATTTTGATCTACACCTACTTGCATTAAGAAAGCATACACAAAATAACCACTTGCCAAAAGCAAGAATATAGAAGTAACTAATACCAAGAATTGGTTTTTAGCAAAAGCTTTCCAAATTGGAAGTCTAGCTTCTTTAGGAGCAACTTCAATTCCGTTATTACTAGCAACTTTAGTTAATACTTTGTTCACCATGAACAACATAACAACCAAAATAGCCATTACAAGAGCAAGAGCTCCTAAAATAACGTTATTAGAAATTCCACCACCTTCAACTTTTTCCCCAGGAGGAACAGTTCCAGGTGTACCAGCAGCAGGCTCAGCTTTTACTTCAGAAGTATAAGCGATAATATTATCAATATCACCTGTAGATAATTGAGGAAAAGAAGTCATTACAGACTTATTGTTTTCTTCAAAAAGTTTTACTGCAACAGCATCACCTGATTTAATTACTTCAGAACTGTTATGAACCCACTTGTAGATCCAAGCCATTTCGTGCTTAGAAGCAACCCCTCTTAAAGCAGGACCTGTTGACTTAGCATCTAATTTGTGACATGCAGCGCAATTTGCATTAAAAAGTTCTTTCCCTTTTACTGGATCACCACCTGAAGTTGCAGCCGGAGCGGCAGCAGCAGGCGCCGCCGGAGCAGCAGCAGCATCTTGAGCAAATGAAGTTAGGGAGAAAATCAGCGTTAGCGATAAGCTAAGCAGCAATTTTCTGGAGATCGAATTATGGTTACCCACCTTTTTCATATAGTATAATAATTATCTACTAATTTTTGGTATGATTTTTTCTGTAGTAAATCAACAAAAAACTAATACCTTCTTTTAAAACTTGCACAAAAATACGACTTATGAACTATTCTCAAAACCTTAAAATACTCTTAAATATCAATTTATATCAATTCTAAATAATATTAAAATTTTCCATACAAACTTTAAATACTATTTTTGCATAAAAACCATCACATTATGAGAATTTTAACCCACTCAAAAAGAGTTTTCTTAACACTAGCAATGTTCACTTTAGCATATAACATTCATGCTCAAGACCAAAATTTAACACTAAATCAAGATCCCAAATTTGAGCAATTATTAAACGACAAGCGCAAAATTAACACGTCAATAAACACAAACGATACTTATAAAATTCAAATTTTTAGCGGGAAAAGCGAGGAAGCAAAAAAAGCTCTAGCAGATTTCAAAAGAGAAAATAGTGATATAGACGGCACAATAATTTTCAACACACCAAACTATAAAGTAATCGTTGGAAATTTTAAAACAAGAATCGAAGCAGAAAGAAATTTAGCTGAAATCAAAAAGAGATACAAAAGCGTATTTTTGATCAAACCAAGCAAATAAAATCTTCCTAAAAAAACACTTAAAAAACAAAAAAAGCATCAGCAGTAGCTGATGCTTTTTTTATATCCTATATATCCAAATTACAAGAATATATTAACGCTTAAAATTCAAAAAATAGAATTACCCCTTTTTACTCTCAAGATTAGGCAAAAACCCTGTCAAAACACCAATCAAAGGCAAAAAGGCACAAATTTTAAAAACATAAGTTATGCTGGTCAAATCAGCTAATTTACCTAAAATAGCAGATCCCAGACCTCCCATTCCAAAAGCAAAACCGAAAAACAATCCCGCCACTAAGCCAACTTTACCAGGCAATAATTCTGTCGCATAAACCAAAATAGCCGAAAACGCAGAAGAAATTATCAACCCAATTATTACTGACAAAATACCAACCCAAAATAACGAAGCATACGGAAGCAAAAGAGTAAATGGCGCAACTCCTAAGATAGAAATCCAAATCACATATTTTCTACCAAACCTATCTCCCAATGGACCTCCAATTAATGTACCTGCAGCAACTGCACCTAAAAACGCAAATAAATAAATCTGGGATTCCTGAATCGAAATATTAAACTTATCAATCAAGAAAAAGGTATAATAACTAGTAATGCTTGCTAAATAAAAATATTTCGAAAAAATTAAAACCAACAAAATAGCCAATGAAAATACCACTCTTTTTTTAGACAATTGATACGTAAAAACTTCACGCCCCGTTTCTTTGTTTTGGCGTTTTAATTCTAAATGCGCACTGTACCAAATTGCTATTCTATATAAAACAAAAATTCCAATTAAGGCTATCAGGCAAAACCAGATTATATAGAATTGTCCATATGGAATCACAATTAAAGCAGCCAATAAAGGACCAACCGCACTACCTGCATTCCCGCCAAGTTGAAAAATAGATTGTGCTAATCCCCTTTTTCCACCTGAAGCCAAATGTGCCACTCTTGACGATTCCGGATGAAAAATAGAAGAACCAATACCAATCAAACTAACTGCTACTAATAAATAAGTAAAGCTCGATGCAATCGACACAAAAAATAGTCCCAATAGCGTAAAACTCATTCCTATAATTAATGAATACGGCTTAGATTTTTTATCTGTATACATCCCCACAAACGGTTGTAAAATAGAAGCAGTAAGTTGGTACGTAAAAGTTATCATACCAATCTGAGCAAAACTCAAATTAAACTTTTCTTTAAACAAGGGATAAACAGAAGGAATTACTGCTTGCAACAAATCATTAATAAAGTGAGAAAAGCTAATAATAAAAAGTATAGAATAGATAGTTTTCTGAACTACCTCGGGTTGCGTTTTAACATTTGTCATAGGTTGTAATTTTAATTTTGAACACTAATACATCTTAAAGTATTTATTTTCGACAAAGATCCTATTAAATACATTGTCAGAATTACTACATTTGGACAATGAATAACGATTATCAGACATATCTTGTTGTTGACCTTGGATTTCAAATAAATCCATTTCTTCCAGTTGTGGGATATACCGAAACAATTACAGATGCAGTTTGCTCATTGCATTCGCATCCACGAGCACAACTTCTTTACGCGACAAGCGGCGTAATGAATGTAGTTGTAGAAAATCAAATTTGGGTTGTAAATCCATTACAAGGATTATGGATTGCAGGCGGGGTTGAACATCAGGTAGCTTTTCAGAAAAATGTCAATCTACATAGCGTTTTTATTGATCCATCATACACAAACAATCTGCCGCCGACTAGTTTTTCTTTTGATATTTCGGTATTTCTAAAACAGCTAATGTTTAAAATTATTTCTTTTGAAGATCATGAAAATATAACTCCTACACAAAGAAGAATTATGGATGTATTTTTAGATGAATTGGCTCTAATTAGCCCAAGTTCTACTTTTTTACCCACAAGCAATCACATAAAACTCAAAAACATTATTGATCTCTTAATTAATGATGTTGCCAACAAAGAAACAATAGAATATTTTGCCGATCTATCTTACATGAGCAGCCGAACTTTATCCAGACTCTTCATTAAAGAATTAGGAATGAGTTTTAGCGACTGGAGAATTAGATTAAAATTACTGGAGGCAATAAAAAGATTAGGAGAAAAACAATCCATAAAGGAAATAGCTTTTGATTTGGGTTACGAAACAACCAGTGCATTTATTTTTATGTTCAAAAAAAATTTAGGAAAGACCCCTTCAAATTATATTCTCGAAAATAAAACAGAATACTAAGCATTATTTTCTGTCTCTTTTAAAATCATGAGTACTTCCTCCTTAGCTATTGCCAAATCATCTTGAAAAACTAAATTATCCCTTAGACAATCTACAGTTGCTCTTCCCATTACTCTTCCCATTTCTACATCACTACGCCAATGTGCATTACAAATTATGCGGCTTTCACCAAAATCATATCCTCGCCTTAAAATCATTCTCTCATTGTAAGGAAAAATTTCACTAAAAACCAATGCCCACGCCCAGCCAACGGCAGCATGTCCCGAAGGAAAAGAACCAACTTTACGTAACACCTCTTCCTGTTCCGGAGTACAAGTTTTTGTATTTGTAACAACAAATGGTCGTTCTCGATTATAATGATTCTTAGCTGCATATGTAGACAATCCGGCATCAGTCATTACCCTACGCATTAACAAATAAAGCTTAGGAGTTTTTGCTTCACTAATCTCAATACCCAAAGTAGACTCAAAAGATTTAACTGCGGCGGGAAAAGATAAATTTGCATCAGCGGCAGCTTGCATAAACCGAATTTTATCTTCCGCTTTTACAGCTTTTTTAGCATATTCTAAATCAAACTCAAAAGCTTCTGATGTGTGTTCCGGTGGTGGCGCTAACAATATCAAACTATTTGGCATCTCGTCTTCCTTCAAATAACCATGTAATAAATCAGGCATTATTTCTCTAAGCTGCTCAACGTTTGTAAATGTACGCGCAGCATTCTTTGATTTAAAACCTTTATCAAAAAGTGTAGTAATAATATGAAATACTTTCAATCTCATAAGAAGCACCTTCATTAGTAAGCTTTGATTTTTAAATAAACCAAAAGCAATACAAAGAAATCAATTATCTTAATATAAAACATAATCAATATCTTACATTTTTGTTTCAAATTATAAATTGAAACATATAAACAATCATAAATCAACTTACATTAATTTTTCTGACAGCAAAAATTCGCAATGCTAGCTGAATCACTGATTTATTTATATGATATTTTAAAAAGTATTAAACAAAAAAAATCCCGATTGCTCGGGATTTTTATATTTGAAAAATATTTAATTTTATTTCAATTTTTTCTTGATAGCAACTTCGTGGTACGCTTCAATAACATCTCTTTCTTCAATGTCATTGTAACCTTTAATCTGGATACCACAATCGTAACCTTTAGAAACTTCTTTAACATCATCTTTGAAACGTTTCAATGCAACAAGTTCACCTGTATGCACCACTACTCCATCTCTAATAACTCTAATTTTAGAAGATCTCATGATTTTACCATCCATAACCATACATCCTGCAATAGAACCAACTTTAGAAATTTTGAAAATCTCACGAATTTCAGCTGTTCCTAAAATTTCTTCTTTCATCTCAGGAGCTAACATTCCTTCCATCGCATCTTTCAAGTCATCGATAGCAGCGTAAATAATAGAGTAGTAACGGATATCGATTTCCTCTTTATCAGCAAGTTGTCTAGCATTTCCAGCAGGACGAACGTTAAATCCGATAATGATTGCATCAGAAGCAGAAGCCAACATAACATCAGTTTCAGTAATTGCTCCAACACCTTTATGGATAATATTAATTTGAATTTCTTCAGTAGATAGTTTAGAGAACGAATCTGATAATGCTTCAACAGATCCATCAACGTCTCCTTTAAGGATTACGTTCAACTCTTTAAACTGACCAAGAGCAATACGACGACCAATTTCATCAAGTGTAATATGACGTTGTGTACGTACAGATTGTTCACGCATTAATTGAGAACGTTTTGATGCAATTTGTTTTGCTTCTTTTTCGTCTTCAAAAACGTTAAACTTATCACCCGCAGTTGCAGCTCCATCAAGACCTAAAACAGATACCGGAGTAGACGGACCAGCTTCTTTAACAATATGTCCACGTTCGTCATGCATAGCTTTAATTTTACCATGATGTTTTCCTGCCAACATATAATCTCCAACTCTTAAAGTTCCGTGTTGAACTAAGATTGTAGAAACATATCCTTTTCCTTTATCTAAGAAAGCCTCAACTACAGTTCCCTGCGCTGCTTTATTTGGATTCGATTTTAAATCTAAAATCTCAGCCTCTAATAAAACTTTTTCTAATAATTCTTTTACTCCTGTTCCAACTTTTGCAGAAATATCATGTGACTGAATTTTTCCACCCCAATCTTCAACAAGTAAATTCATACTAGCCAAACGCTCTTTGATTTTCTCAACATTCGCATTTGGTTTATCAATTTTATTGATTGCAAATATAATTGGCACTCCAGCAGCTTGTGCGTGAGAGATCGCCTCTTTTGTTTGTGGCATGATATCATCATCCGCCGCTACAACAATAATCGCGATATCCGTAACTTGAGCTCCACGTGCACGCATCGCGGTAAACGCCTCGTGACCCGGTGTATCTAAGAATGCGATTTTTTGACCGTTATCTAAAGTTACTCCATATGCTCCAATGTGCTGTGTAATACCTCCAGACTCACCAGCGATAACATTTTCTTTACGGATATAATCCAGTAAAGATGTTTTACCGTGATCGACGTGACCCATTACAGTAACAATTGGTGCTCTTACTACTAAGTCTTCTTCTTTATCTTCAACAACCTCGATTGCTTCTTCAATATCAACTGTAATAAACTCAACTTCGTAACCAAACTCATCGGCAACGATAGTTAATGTTTCAGCATCCAGACGTTGGTTCATGGTAACCATGATACCAAGAGACATACAAGTTCCAATTACTTTAGTAATCGGCACATCCATCATGATCGCAATTTCACCTACAGTAACAAACTCAGTAACTTTAATAGTTTTACTTCCTTCGTCAAGTGCTCTTTGCTCTTCATCAGATTTCTGACGGTGTGTATCTCTTTTATCTCTTCTGTATTTAGCAGCTTTAGATTTTCCACCTTTACCTTGAAGTTTTTCAAGAGTCTCTCTAATTTGGTTTTTTACTTCCTCTTCAGTAGGCTCAACTTTAGCTACAATTGCAGGACGGTTTCCTTTTACAAAACCTGGTCTTGCACTTCTGTTAGCATTAAATCCTCCACCACCGGTATTAGGTGTGATTTTATTAGGATTTGGAGTTCCCGGCGCATTACCTGTTGCAGGTTTTGGTGCACCCGGAGTTCCAGGCTTAGGAGCAATTCTTTTACGCTTATTTTTGTTAGCGTTATTATTATTTGCTCCAGGAGCTCCCGGTTTATTAGGAGTTATCTTTGGATCTTCTTTCTTTTTCTTAGGCTTATTAAATTGAGATAAATCAATTGTTTGTCCAGTAAGAGTAGTTCCAGATAATTTTTGATATTGAGTAGTGATAGTTTCCTCAGCAGTTGTAGGATCTGTTGAAATAACAGGTTCCGGTGCTACTTTAGGAGCTTCCACTTTTACTTCTTTTTTCTCTGTAATAATTGGTTTTTCTACCTTTTTCTCTTCAGAAACTACAGGAACCACTACCGGCTCAGGCTGTACAACTTCTTTTTGAACAGGTTTTTCTGGTTGAGTTGGAGCAACAACTACTTTTGGTTCTTCAGCCTTAACTGGTTCCTCAACAATAGGAGGAGTAGAAACAACTGCAGGTTTCTTTGGATTTAAATCAATTTTACCAACTTGAACAGGTCCGGTTACAACAGCTCTCGCTTTTATAATCTCTTGTTGCTTTTGGCGTTCCTCGTCTTGTCTGCGTTTATCCTCAATTTCTTTCTCACGCTCAACACGTAATGCTTCTTTTTCTTTTCTTTTCTCTTCTCCTACCTCTTTAGAAGCTTCCTTATTCCCCTTATCGCCCGCAAATTGGCTTTGTAGGATATTAAATTCGCTATCAGAAATTTTCGCATTTGGATTTGCATCAATAGCAATTCCCTTATCTTTTAGATAATCAACAGCTCTTTCTAACGAAATATTTAATTCCCTTAAAACCTTGTTTATTCTTATTACTCTCTCTTCAGACATATAACCTTTTTATTATTACCTTTTTCGTTGTGTTGTTAGAGCAGATAACTAGCTATCAAACTCTTCTTTTAGTATTTTCATAACATCAAGAATTGTTTCCTCTTCTAAATCTGTTCTTCTTACTAAATCTTCTACTTCTTGTTTTAAGATACTTCTAGCTGTATCTAAACCAATTTTTGCAAATTCTTCGATAACCCAGCCTTCAATTTCATCTGAAAACTCAGTTAATTCAACGTCATCATCTTCACCACTAGCAACATCACCTTCTCTAATAACATCCAGCTCATAGCCTGTAAGCTGACCTGCTAATTTAATATTGTGACCTCCTCTACCAATTGCTTTAGATACTTCTTCTAATTTCAAGAATACTTCAGCTCTTTTGTTTTCTTCATCAATTTTGATAGAAGAAACTTTTGCAGGGCTTAATGCTCTTGTAATAAACAATTGAATGTTGTTTGTATAGTTGATTACGTCGATATTTTCGTTTCCTAATTCGCGAACAATTCCGTGAATACGAGATCCTTTCATACCAACACAAGCTCCAACAGGATCAATTCTATCATCATAAGAATCTACCGCTACTTTTGCTTTTTCACCAGGAATACGAACTACATTTTTAACAGTAATTAATCCGTCGAAAACTTCAGGAATTTCTTGTTCAAACAATTTCTCCAAAAACTTCTCAGAAGTTCTAGACATAATAATTTGAGGTTTGTTTCCTTTTAATTCAACGCTTTCAATGATTCCACGTACATTATCTCCTTTACGGAAAAAATCAGACGGAATTTGTTTTTCTTTCGGAAGCACAATTTCGTTCCCTTCATCATCTACTAAGATAACAACTCTTGGGCGAACGTGGTGCACTTCGGCAGTATAAATATCACCAATAATATCTTTAAATTGTTTATAAAGATTTGTATTATCGTGTTCGTGAATTTTAGATATTAAGTTTTGGCGTAAAGCTAAAATAGCTCTTCGTCCTAAATCAATCAATTTAACTTCTTCAGAAACTTCTTCACCAATTTCAAAATCCGCTTCGATCATTCTAGCCTCTGTCAATGTAATTTCTTCATTTTCAAAATCAAGATCTTCATCAGCAACAATTACTCTTCTTCTCCATATCTCCATATCACCTTTATCAGGATTAATAATAATATCGAAGTTATCATCAGAACCGTATTTTTTCTTCAATGCATTTCTAAACACGTCCTCTAAAATTGCCATAAGCGTTACACGATCAATAAGTTTATTATCTTTAAACTCTGAGAATGAATCGATTAATGCTAAATTTTCCATGCGAATTCTTTAATTAAAATGTTACTGTAACAATTGCCTCTTTAATTTCTGTATAAGGTATTTGTTGCTCTTTTTGAACTGTTTCTTTTCCTTTTCCTACTTTTTTCGGTTCTCTTGCTTTCCAAGACAAAATTATAAAAACATCGTTAGCTTCCACTAATTCTGCTTCAATTTTTTCATTATTTGTAGTAACAATCAACGTTCTACCAATATTTTTCTTGTATTGTCTTGTCAATTTCAATGGTGATCCTACTCCAACCGATGCTACTTCAAGCGAAAAATCCTGTTCTTCACGATCCAGATTATTCTCGACTGCACGACTAATATCGATACAATCCTGCAGCGCCACTCCATTATCTCCGTCTAAGCCAACACTAATTTTAAAAGAGTCAGAAATAGCCAGATCAATCAAAAAGATTGATGGTTTTTCCAGAAGAGCTTCTGTAATTAATCCGTTTACTTTTTCTTTAAATGTCATAATTTTATAAAAAGAGGGGACACTTAGTCCCCTCATTATTTAGATTTTAATAAATAACGGTGCAAATATAGTGTTTTTTTTATAAATCAAAATAAATAGATTGCTCTAAAAATATTTCTTATCTTTATAGTAGCATTAAAATAACGGAATTTCACATTATTTAACCCCTAAAGATCATGAAACGAATTCTAGTACCTACCGACTTCTCAGAACACGCAGAAGACGCTTTAAAAGTTGCTGCCAAAATTGCCCAAAAAAACGATTCCGAAATTATCATTTTGCACATGCTTGAATTACCACATCAGATGAATGATGCAATTTTGGGCGGCGCAAGCATTCCGGAAACCATGCTTTTCATGAAAAAGGCAAACGAAATGCTTGACGAAATTTCATCAAAACCATATCTTGAAGGAATAAAAGTAACTGAAATTGTAAAAATTGACAAGCCAATTCATGGAATTACTCAGGTAAGCAAAGATCATGAAATTGACTTAATCGTTATGGGTTCACACGGTTCCTCTGGAATTGAAGAACTTTTAATAGGCTCAAATACCGAAAAAGTAGTCCGAAATTCTGAAATTCCCGTTTTGGTAATCAAAAAAGACATCACAGACTTCAAAGTAGGAAATATCGTATTTGCTTCTGACTTTTCTGAAGAAACAAAAAAACCTTTCGAAAAACTTTTGAATTTCACTAAATTCTTCGAATCAAAAATTCATTTAGTTACAATTTGCACTCCAAACAGCTTTAAACCAACACATGTTCTTCAAAAAGCCATGGATAATTTTATATCTGAATTCAATATCACCAATTACACTACTCAAATCTATAACGACACCAATATCGAAAAAGGAATTATCAATTTTGCAAACAGCATAAACGCTGACATTATTGGAATGTGCACACACGGAAGAACTGGTTTTGCTCACTTTTTTAACGGAAGTATCAGCGAAGGCCTAGTAAACCATACCATAAAACCTGTCGTAACCTTTAAGATTTAAGCAAATATTCTACAAAGACAAAACATTTATCCTCACCAAAAGCCTTTCAAATGAAGGGCTTTTTTTTTACATATAAATATTATTCAATTGTTCCTTAAAAAAAATCACATGAGCTTTTTAGCAAAGTACATCTGAGCTTTTCAACAAAACAGAAGAGCTAATTAATATAGAAATTTGTCAAATAAAAATCATAATAAAACACAACATGAAAACAATAGACAAAATCTACATTAATGGAGAATTCGTAACTCCGCAAGGACAAGAATATTTTGACTTAATAAGTCCAACAACAAACGAAAAACTAGGAAGGGTTCTTTTAGGAAACAAAGAAGATACCCAAAATGCAATAAATGCAGCAAAAAAAGCTTTTAAAACCTTCTCAAAAACCACAATCGCAGAAAGAATTCAATACCTAAAAAACATAAAAACTGCCATCGAAAAAAGAAAAGTAGATTTCATAAATGTAATGGTCGAAGAATACGGCGGAACGCTTCAATTTTCAACAATCAGCTACGAGTATATGCTAAAAGGTTTTGATTCCGCGATTAACCTATTAAGCACTTATGATTTCACTAAAAAAATGGGAGAATCTGAAGTTCAAATGACGCCACTGGGAGTTGTAGGAATTATTATCCCCTGGAATTCAAGCAATGGTTTTATATGCAGCAAATTATCAACTGCAATTGTCGCAGGATGCACAACAGTTATAAAACCAAGCGAAATGAGCGCTCAGCAAACGCAATTAATAACAGAATGCCTTCATGAAGCAAGACTACCAAAAGGCGTTTTTAATATCGTAAACGGACTTGGTGAAGTTGTTGGAGCCGAAATAAGCCGTAACCCGGATATTGCAAAAATTTCTTTTACAGGATCAACGACTGTCGGAAAAATTATTGCAACAGAAGCCATTAATACCATGAAACGCGTTACACTTGAACTTGGAGGAAAATCTCCGAATATTATTTTAGACGATGCTAATTTTTCAGAAGCAATTCCGTTAGCTATAATTGCCGCTTACATGAACAACGGACAAGCCTGTATTGCAGGAACAAGATTATTAGTTCCCGAAAATAAACTTGACGAAGTCAAAACTCTTGTTAAAGAAATAGTTTCAAAAACAATTGTTGGCGATCCAAAAAACGAAACGACAGCAGTTGGACCAATGGTCAGCAATAAACAATACGATCGCGTTCAGGATTACATTCAAACAGGGATAAATGAAGGTGCAGAAATTCTTGTTGGCGGCTTAGGAAAACCAGAAGGATTAGAAAAAGGAAACTTTGTAAAACCAACCGTTTTTATTAATGTAAACAACCAAATGCGCATTGCGAGAGAAGAAATATTCGGCCCGGTTTTATCCATTATTAGTTATAAAACCGAAGAAGAAGCAATCGAAATAGCCAATGATACGACATACGGACTACAAGCTTATGTAAGTTCATCAAACAAAGAAAGAGCTCACAAAGTTGCTTCACAAATTAATGCAGGACGCGTTCAGATAAACGGAATCGGACATGATCCAATGGCACCTTTTGGCGGATTTAAACAATCAGGAATAGGAAGAGAATTCGGAGTCTTAGGACTCGAAGCATATCTTGAACCAAGAGCATTAATTCAATAAAAAACAACATTAACAGATCCGGACATCTTTAGACAAAAAGATTTTCCGGATCTTTTTATAACTTTACAATATGACTGCAAAAACAAATACAAAACCTCAAATACTTTACTCCTGCTATTACGCACGCAGTCGTGAAGGCGAACATTTTATACCGGAACACGTCTTTAGTTATCAGATTTCAGGAGAAATGACTGCTTCAGACAGCAAAAACACCTATCTCACAAAAGCAGGGGATTTTCGCTTTAGCAAAAGAAATAATTTAGCAAAATTCACCAAAATACCACCTGAAGGAGGCGAATTCAAAACAATATCTCTTTTTCTGGATCAGGAAATTTTACGCGAAATAAGCAAAGAATATGACTTTAAAATCAACAAAAGAACAGATTCCGAAACCATGATTACATTAGCACCAAATCCGCTATACAAATCTTTCATGGAATCACTCATATCCTATCTTGAAGTTGAGCAAGAAAACAACGAAACCCTATTTAATTTAAAAATAAAAGAAGCCGTTCATCTTTTACTTAAAGTAAATCCGGAATTAAAAGATATTTTATTTGATTTTAGCGAACCTGGAAAAATGGATCTCGAAGCTTTTATGAATAAAAACTTCCATTTTAATGTACATCTTAATCGTTTTGCTTATT is a window encoding:
- a CDS encoding MFS transporter — its product is MTNVKTQPEVVQKTIYSILFIISFSHFINDLLQAVIPSVYPLFKEKFNLSFAQIGMITFTYQLTASILQPFVGMYTDKKSKPYSLIIGMSFTLLGLFFVSIASSFTYLLVAVSLIGIGSSIFHPESSRVAHLASGGKRGLAQSIFQLGGNAGSAVGPLLAALIVIPYGQFYIIWFCLIALIGIFVLYRIAIWYSAHLELKRQNKETGREVFTYQLSKKRVVFSLAILLVLIFSKYFYLASITSYYTFFLIDKFNISIQESQIYLFAFLGAVAAGTLIGGPLGDRFGRKYVIWISILGVAPFTLLLPYASLFWVGILSVIIGLIISSAFSAILVYATELLPGKVGLVAGLFFGFAFGMGGLGSAILGKLADLTSITYVFKICAFLPLIGVLTGFLPNLESKKG
- the infB gene encoding translation initiation factor IF-2 — encoded protein: MSEERVIRINKVLRELNISLERAVDYLKDKGIAIDANPNAKISDSEFNILQSQFAGDKGNKEASKEVGEEKRKEKEALRVEREKEIEDKRRQDEERQKQQEIIKARAVVTGPVQVGKIDLNPKKPAVVSTPPIVEEPVKAEEPKVVVAPTQPEKPVQKEVVQPEPVVVPVVSEEKKVEKPIITEKKEVKVEAPKVAPEPVISTDPTTAEETITTQYQKLSGTTLTGQTIDLSQFNKPKKKKEDPKITPNKPGAPGANNNNANKNKRKRIAPKPGTPGAPKPATGNAPGTPNPNKITPNTGGGGFNANRSARPGFVKGNRPAIVAKVEPTEEEVKNQIRETLEKLQGKGGKSKAAKYRRDKRDTHRQKSDEEQRALDEGSKTIKVTEFVTVGEIAIMMDVPITKVIGTCMSLGIMVTMNQRLDAETLTIVADEFGYEVEFITVDIEEAIEVVEDKEEDLVVRAPIVTVMGHVDHGKTSLLDYIRKENVIAGESGGITQHIGAYGVTLDNGQKIAFLDTPGHEAFTAMRARGAQVTDIAIIVVAADDDIMPQTKEAISHAQAAGVPIIFAINKIDKPNANVEKIKERLASMNLLVEDWGGKIQSHDISAKVGTGVKELLEKVLLEAEILDLKSNPNKAAQGTVVEAFLDKGKGYVSTILVQHGTLRVGDYMLAGKHHGKIKAMHDERGHIVKEAGPSTPVSVLGLDGAATAGDKFNVFEDEKEAKQIASKRSQLMREQSVRTQRHITLDEIGRRIALGQFKELNVILKGDVDGSVEALSDSFSKLSTEEIQINIIHKGVGAITETDVMLASASDAIIIGFNVRPAGNARQLADKEEIDIRYYSIIYAAIDDLKDAMEGMLAPEMKEEILGTAEIREIFKISKVGSIAGCMVMDGKIMRSSKIRVIRDGVVVHTGELVALKRFKDDVKEVSKGYDCGIQIKGYNDIEERDVIEAYHEVAIKKKLK
- a CDS encoding SPOR domain-containing protein codes for the protein MRILTHSKRVFLTLAMFTLAYNIHAQDQNLTLNQDPKFEQLLNDKRKINTSINTNDTYKIQIFSGKSEEAKKALADFKRENSDIDGTIIFNTPNYKVIVGNFKTRIEAERNLAEIKKRYKSVFLIKPSK
- a CDS encoding helix-turn-helix transcriptional regulator yields the protein MNNDYQTYLVVDLGFQINPFLPVVGYTETITDAVCSLHSHPRAQLLYATSGVMNVVVENQIWVVNPLQGLWIAGGVEHQVAFQKNVNLHSVFIDPSYTNNLPPTSFSFDISVFLKQLMFKIISFEDHENITPTQRRIMDVFLDELALISPSSTFLPTSNHIKLKNIIDLLINDVANKETIEYFADLSYMSSRTLSRLFIKELGMSFSDWRIRLKLLEAIKRLGEKQSIKEIAFDLGYETTSAFIFMFKKNLGKTPSNYILENKTEY
- a CDS encoding c-type cytochrome gives rise to the protein MKKVGNHNSISRKLLLSLSLTLIFSLTSFAQDAAAAPAAPAAAAPAATSGGDPVKGKELFNANCAACHKLDAKSTGPALRGVASKHEMAWIYKWVHNSSEVIKSGDAVAVKLFEENNKSVMTSFPQLSTGDIDNIIAYTSEVKAEPAAGTPGTVPPGEKVEGGGISNNVILGALALVMAILVVMLFMVNKVLTKVASNNGIEVAPKEARLPIWKAFAKNQFLVLVTSIFLLLASGYFVYAFLMQVGVDQNYEPIQPIHYSHKIHAGDNEINCKYCHSAARVSKNAGIPSLNVCMNCHKNISEVAESTATPEYSKAYYDGEIQKLYTAVGWDKAKQAYTGKTQPVKWVRIHNLPDFVYFNHSQHVTVAGVECQTCHGPVQEFEIMKQYSKLTMGWCVDCHRKTDVKMEGNAYYDKIHAELSKKYGVEKLTAAQMGGLECGKCHY
- a CDS encoding phosphatase PAP2 family protein → MKVLLMRLKVFHIITTLFDKGFKSKNAARTFTNVEQLREIMPDLLHGYLKEDEMPNSLILLAPPPEHTSEAFEFDLEYAKKAVKAEDKIRFMQAAADANLSFPAAVKSFESTLGIEISEAKTPKLYLLMRRVMTDAGLSTYAAKNHYNRERPFVVTNTKTCTPEQEEVLRKVGSFPSGHAAVGWAWALVFSEIFPYNERMILRRGYDFGESRIICNAHWRSDVEMGRVMGRATVDCLRDNLVFQDDLAIAKEEVLMILKETENNA